Proteins encoded by one window of Clostridium perfringens:
- a CDS encoding pyridoxal-phosphate-dependent aminotransferase family protein: MNCNKTIYTPGPTNLRENVRRARALKTTNPDVDVDFVEFYKETCDRFGEIINTKNDCYILSGEGILGLEAACASLTEKGDKVLVLDNGLYGRWFDGFVTMYGGEVTYFSGDYTKEIDVEALSKFLEKNNDFKYATVVHCDTPTGILNPVDKICPLLKSYGILTVVDSVSAMVGEEFKVDKWQIDIALGGSQKAFSAETGLTMVSISDDARKVMENRETPIIGFYCNLNIWKNYYKDKWFPYTMPISDIISLRVAIDNILEEGKEKVIERHRKIGEATRKSVKEYGLDLFLKNGYSNTVTAVEIPEEIGALNLRNHLNKKYNLLMSTSLDKYENKLLRIGHMGENANIEDITYVLNAIDKALKDLGFSSEKQLDKLFIENI, from the coding sequence ATGAATTGTAATAAAACTATTTATACACCAGGGCCTACTAATTTAAGGGAGAATGTAAGAAGAGCAAGGGCTTTAAAAACTACAAATCCAGATGTTGATGTGGATTTTGTTGAGTTTTATAAGGAAACTTGTGATAGGTTTGGAGAAATTATAAATACTAAAAATGATTGTTATATACTTTCTGGAGAAGGAATTTTAGGATTAGAAGCTGCCTGTGCATCCTTAACTGAAAAAGGAGATAAGGTTTTAGTTTTAGATAATGGCTTATATGGAAGATGGTTTGATGGCTTTGTAACCATGTATGGAGGAGAGGTAACTTATTTTTCAGGAGACTATACTAAAGAGATTGATGTTGAAGCTTTATCTAAGTTTTTAGAGAAAAATAATGATTTTAAATATGCTACAGTTGTTCATTGTGATACTCCAACTGGGATATTAAATCCTGTTGATAAAATTTGTCCATTACTTAAGAGTTATGGAATTTTGACAGTTGTTGATTCTGTCTCAGCTATGGTAGGAGAAGAATTTAAGGTGGATAAATGGCAAATTGATATAGCCCTAGGTGGTTCTCAAAAGGCATTTTCAGCAGAGACAGGGCTTACTATGGTTAGTATAAGTGATGATGCAAGAAAGGTTATGGAAAATAGAGAAACACCTATTATAGGTTTTTATTGCAATTTGAATATATGGAAAAATTATTACAAAGATAAGTGGTTCCCATATACAATGCCAATAAGTGATATTATTTCTCTTAGGGTTGCTATAGACAATATTCTAGAGGAAGGAAAAGAAAAAGTTATTGAAAGACATAGAAAAATTGGAGAAGCAACTAGAAAGTCAGTAAAAGAATATGGGTTAGATTTATTCTTAAAAAATGGATATTCAAATACAGTTACAGCTGTGGAAATACCAGAAGAAATAGGTGCTTTAAACTTAAGAAACCATCTAAATAAAAAATATAATCTGCTAATGTCAACATCCTTAGATAAATATGAAAATAAATTATTAAGAATTGGACATATGGGAGAAAATGCAAATATAGAAGATATAACCTATGTTTTAAATGCTATAGACAAGGCTTTAAAAGATTTAGGATTTTCAAGTGAAAAACAATTAGATAAATTATTTATAGAAAATATTTAA
- a CDS encoding Dabb family protein, which yields MIKHIVMWKLKDEAEGNSKDENAKIIKNSLEDLKGKINEIVDIEVGIDVNKSEQAYDVVLYSTFNSLEDLDSYQKNPDHVKAGSFVKKVASSRVVVDYEV from the coding sequence ATGATAAAGCATATAGTAATGTGGAAATTAAAAGATGAAGCTGAAGGAAACTCTAAAGATGAAAACGCTAAAATAATAAAAAACTCACTAGAAGATTTAAAAGGAAAAATTAATGAAATAGTTGATATTGAAGTAGGAATAGATGTTAATAAATCAGAGCAAGCTTATGATGTGGTTTTATATTCAACATTTAATTCTTTAGAGGATTTAGATTCATATCAAAAGAATCCTGACCATGTTAAAGCAGGTTCTTTTGTAAAAAAAGTAGCATCATCAAGAGTTGTTGTAGATTACGAAGTTTAA
- a CDS encoding glycoside hydrolase family 31 protein, translating to MGKLKSYIFKMYENEYWYGPVVNDGIKYPLNFNSKYEVDIYPNKSPNKVNTILLSNKGRYIWCDSGFVLKVYSGVIEILSEKSVPQLYEEGETLKEAFLHAANKFFKPNGKVPPKRFFTKPQYNTWIELLYDQREEKILEYANSIIENGMPKGIIMIDDGWSDYYGRWKFNGEKFKNPKGMINKLHELGFKVMLWTCPFITPDTQEFRYLRDRDCLVKNKDGSVSIKKWWNGYSAVLDLTNPEAVKWYLDQNDFLIEEYGVDGFKFDAGDASFYSNDDLTYKKIEANEHSKLWALLGVNYEFNEFRACFQCAGLPLVQRLADKNHSWEYNGVSSLIPNQLAQGILGYSYTCPDMIGGGEYLNFLENSSNLDEELFVRYAQCAALMPMMQFSAAPWRVLSKENFEICKKAAWEHVKYSEYIYKLAKESSRSGEPIVRYMEYEFPNENLEEIKDQFMLGEKYMIAPNIKKGARKRIVNFPKGKWKYKNDEFIIGPRIKEFNSPLEEILIFERVN from the coding sequence ATGGGGAAGTTAAAAAGTTATATTTTTAAAATGTATGAAAATGAATATTGGTATGGGCCTGTGGTTAATGATGGCATAAAATATCCACTTAATTTTAATTCTAAATATGAAGTGGATATCTATCCAAATAAGAGTCCTAATAAGGTTAATACAATATTACTTTCTAATAAAGGAAGATATATATGGTGTGATTCAGGATTTGTTTTAAAAGTTTATAGTGGGGTTATAGAAATCTTAAGTGAAAAATCTGTTCCACAATTGTATGAAGAGGGAGAAACTTTAAAAGAAGCTTTTTTACATGCAGCAAATAAATTTTTTAAGCCTAATGGTAAAGTACCACCTAAGCGTTTTTTCACTAAACCACAATATAATACTTGGATTGAACTTTTATATGATCAAAGAGAGGAAAAAATATTAGAGTATGCTAATTCTATAATAGAAAATGGTATGCCTAAGGGAATAATAATGATTGATGATGGATGGAGTGATTATTATGGAAGATGGAAATTTAATGGTGAAAAGTTTAAAAATCCTAAAGGAATGATAAATAAATTACATGAGTTAGGTTTTAAGGTAATGCTATGGACATGTCCCTTTATTACTCCTGATACACAAGAATTTAGATATTTAAGAGATAGAGATTGTTTAGTAAAAAATAAAGATGGCTCTGTTTCAATAAAAAAATGGTGGAATGGTTATTCAGCAGTACTAGACTTAACAAATCCTGAGGCAGTTAAATGGTATTTAGATCAAAATGATTTTTTGATTGAAGAATATGGAGTTGATGGATTTAAATTTGATGCTGGAGATGCTAGTTTTTATAGTAATGATGACTTAACATATAAGAAAATAGAGGCTAATGAACATAGTAAGCTTTGGGCTTTATTAGGAGTAAACTATGAATTTAATGAGTTTAGAGCTTGTTTTCAATGTGCAGGATTACCTTTAGTACAAAGGTTAGCAGATAAAAATCATAGTTGGGAATATAATGGTGTTTCATCACTTATTCCTAATCAGCTAGCACAGGGGATTTTAGGATATTCATATACTTGTCCTGATATGATTGGAGGGGGAGAATATCTTAACTTTTTAGAAAATAGTTCTAATTTAGATGAAGAATTGTTTGTAAGGTATGCTCAATGTGCAGCCCTTATGCCAATGATGCAATTTTCAGCAGCACCTTGGAGAGTATTATCTAAAGAAAATTTTGAAATTTGTAAAAAAGCAGCTTGGGAGCATGTTAAATACTCAGAATATATTTATAAGTTAGCAAAAGAATCTAGTAGAAGTGGAGAGCCAATAGTTAGATATATGGAGTATGAATTTCCAAATGAAAATTTAGAAGAAATTAAAGACCAATTTATGTTAGGAGAAAAATATATGATAGCACCTAATATAAAAAAGGGAGCTAGAAAAAGAATAGTAAACTTTCCAAAGGGAAAATGGAAATATAAAAATGATGAATTTATTATAGGGCCAAGGATTAAAGAATTTAATTCACCCTTAGAAGAGATTTTAATTTTTGAAAGAGTAAATTAA
- a CDS encoding FtsX-like permease family protein, which produces MYFKIALNNVRKSFKDYSIYFLTLTLGVCIFYAFNSIGDQKAFLELGKRQAEYINILQRLISGISVFISCVLGGLILYANNFLVKKRKKELGIYMTLGMGKNKISKILTYETALVGIISLVVGLGVGIIVSQGISAFASKLFEVSLSNYKFLLSTDAILKTVLYFGIIFILVMIFNTFVISKYKLIDMLTAAKKNEDIKIKNPILTAIIFFISLGLLGVAYKLVIKVGLDPTNSMFLGSIVLGVLGTLLLFFSLAGFVLYVLQRNKNVYLKGLNIFVLRQMNSKINTNFLSMTVICLMLFLTISTLATGLSFKNALEKGLENTTPFDASATYYIDEDSKIKTAEESIRELGFKFNPEDKIVSYNEYKLEKTNLESLLNKNAEGKNIKDIVEAMTYKGTNAISISSYNDIRALSGEKPVSLANNEVLISSNLGEVENTLKNILKNNEKIEIDGKEYKVANNALIGEEKVIKEAFESTGMTNNFFTLIVPDNIVSNLKPIANKINLNFPKNSNEEERVQKLFNEYRDGVVDSSKYGFVNGYTKARIYEDNNGMTNIVLFIGIYLGVIFLISSTAVLALQQLSEASDSIDRYKSLRRIGVSQKMINKSIFTQVSIYFGLPLVVALVHSVVAIKVVNGFLTMFNRPDIGGSSLVTALIMVIVYGGYFYATYTGYKSTVKNALKQK; this is translated from the coding sequence ATGTATTTTAAGATTGCTTTAAACAATGTTAGAAAGAGCTTTAAAGACTATTCAATATATTTTCTAACATTAACTCTTGGAGTATGTATATTCTATGCATTTAACTCCATAGGAGATCAAAAAGCCTTTTTAGAACTTGGAAAAAGACAGGCTGAATATATAAACATATTACAAAGGTTAATATCTGGAATATCTGTATTTATATCTTGTGTTTTAGGTGGATTAATTCTTTATGCAAATAACTTTTTAGTTAAAAAGCGTAAAAAAGAATTAGGTATATATATGACCCTTGGTATGGGAAAAAACAAAATTTCAAAAATACTTACATATGAAACAGCTCTAGTAGGAATTATATCATTAGTTGTAGGCTTAGGAGTAGGTATAATAGTTTCTCAAGGAATATCTGCCTTTGCATCTAAATTATTTGAAGTATCTCTAAGTAATTATAAATTCTTATTATCAACTGATGCTATTTTAAAAACTGTTTTATACTTTGGTATAATTTTTATCTTAGTTATGATCTTTAATACTTTTGTAATTTCAAAGTATAAACTTATAGATATGTTAACAGCTGCAAAGAAGAATGAGGATATAAAAATAAAAAATCCAATATTAACAGCAATAATCTTCTTTATATCTTTAGGATTATTAGGAGTTGCGTATAAATTAGTAATTAAAGTTGGATTAGATCCTACAAATAGTATGTTCTTAGGGTCAATAGTATTAGGAGTTTTAGGAACATTACTTTTATTCTTTAGTTTAGCAGGATTTGTTTTATATGTTTTACAAAGAAATAAGAATGTTTACTTAAAAGGATTAAATATTTTTGTATTAAGACAAATGAATAGCAAGATAAATACTAACTTTTTATCAATGACAGTAATATGTCTTATGTTATTCTTAACAATAAGTACATTAGCAACTGGTTTAAGTTTTAAAAATGCCTTAGAAAAAGGATTAGAAAATACAACTCCTTTTGATGCATCTGCTACTTATTACATTGATGAGGATAGTAAAATAAAAACTGCTGAAGAATCAATAAGAGAGTTAGGATTTAAATTTAATCCAGAGGATAAAATTGTTTCATATAATGAATATAAATTAGAAAAAACTAATTTAGAAAGCTTATTAAATAAAAATGCAGAAGGTAAAAATATAAAAGATATAGTAGAAGCAATGACTTATAAGGGAACAAATGCCATAAGTATAAGTTCATATAATGATATAAGAGCTTTAAGTGGTGAAAAACCAGTAAGTTTAGCTAATAACGAAGTATTAATTTCATCTAACTTAGGTGAAGTAGAGAATACTTTAAAAAATATTCTTAAAAACAATGAGAAAATAGAAATTGATGGTAAGGAATATAAGGTTGCCAATAATGCCTTAATTGGAGAGGAAAAAGTTATAAAAGAGGCATTTGAAAGTACTGGAATGACAAATAACTTTTTCACTTTAATAGTGCCAGATAATATTGTTTCTAATTTAAAGCCTATTGCAAATAAAATTAATCTAAACTTCCCTAAAAATTCAAATGAGGAAGAAAGAGTACAAAAATTATTCAATGAATATAGAGATGGAGTTGTTGATTCAAGTAAATATGGTTTTGTAAATGGATATACAAAAGCACGTATTTATGAAGATAATAATGGAATGACAAATATAGTATTGTTTATAGGAATATATTTAGGAGTTATATTCTTAATATCAAGTACTGCTGTCCTTGCTCTTCAACAATTATCAGAGGCTAGCGATAGTATTGATAGATATAAATCCTTAAGAAGAATTGGTGTATCTCAAAAGATGATAAATAAATCAATATTTACACAGGTTAGTATTTATTTTGGATTACCATTAGTTGTAGCTTTAGTTCACTCAGTAGTAGCAATAAAAGTTGTAAATGGATTCCTAACTATGTTTAATAGACCAGATATAGGGGGTTCATCCTTAGTAACTGCCTTAATAATGGTAATTGTTTATGGTGGATATTTCTATGCAACATATACTGGATATAAATCAACAGTAAAAAATGCTTTAAAGCAAAAATAA
- a CDS encoding ABC transporter ATP-binding protein → MKNILSVENIEKYYGNKDNITKAIDNINFKVDKGEFVGIMGPSGSGKTTLLNCISTIDNVTTGSIVINGKDITKLKSKELEKFRRDELGFIFQDFNLLDTLTAYENIALALTIQGKKPKDIDALIKKVAKSLGIDGILNKFPYQISGGQKQRVASARAIVTNPSLILADEPTGALDSKSARMLLDSFESLNKDLEATILMVTHDAFTASYAHRILFIKDGKIFNELVRGTDSRKEFFDRIIEVITLLGGDDRDVF, encoded by the coding sequence ATGAAAAATATTTTAAGTGTTGAAAATATAGAAAAGTATTATGGAAACAAAGATAACATAACAAAAGCAATAGACAATATTAACTTTAAGGTTGATAAGGGTGAGTTTGTTGGAATAATGGGACCATCAGGAAGTGGTAAGACAACATTGCTTAATTGCATATCAACTATAGATAATGTTACTACAGGAAGTATAGTTATTAATGGAAAGGATATTACAAAATTAAAATCAAAGGAACTAGAGAAGTTTAGAAGAGATGAATTAGGATTTATATTCCAAGATTTTAATTTATTGGATACCTTAACAGCTTATGAAAATATAGCCTTAGCCTTAACAATACAAGGTAAAAAGCCTAAGGATATAGATGCTCTTATTAAAAAGGTTGCAAAGAGTTTAGGTATAGATGGGATATTAAATAAATTTCCATATCAAATATCAGGGGGACAAAAACAAAGGGTTGCTTCAGCTAGAGCAATTGTTACTAATCCATCATTAATTTTAGCTGATGAGCCAACAGGAGCTTTAGATTCAAAGTCAGCTAGAATGCTTTTAGATTCTTTTGAAAGTTTAAATAAGGATTTAGAAGCTACAATACTTATGGTAACTCATGATGCTTTTACAGCAAGCTATGCTCATAGGATTTTATTTATAAAAGATGGAAAAATATTTAATGAATTAGTAAGAGGAACAGATTCAAGAAAGGAATTTTTCGATAGAATTATTGAGGTTATAACACTTCTTGGAGGGGATGATAGGGATGTATTTTAA
- the cloSI gene encoding clostripain translates to MFKKKLSLLMATITIGSVLLGGASTVSAAPRQKHKTVSEKIKEAEKTEGDKKLTVMVYADCDNNLEEYILNDIEEMKEGYKNNPNLNIIVLVDRIPGYSNDSKVLGSNFEDTRLYKIGENSAERISGKSEFPEITTTSNYEANMGDANTLKKFIKFCKKNYEADKYMLIMSNHGGGAKDDKDRASTVNKAICWDDSNNKDCLYTGEISDVLTKDESVDVLVFDACLMGNSEVAYQYRPNNGSFEAKTLVASAPVVWGFGYPYDKIFSRLRSTKGDNGEVDSTLGGKEKIFDPSTVTNNELGALFVEEQRDSVNSCGVTDQQLSCYDLSKIEKVKKSVDALARNLSKNNKKDAIESLRGTGKNVPTMHYFKARDEYEWIEYPYFDLYDLCEKISLSDEFNETTKKLSKNVMKNVDQLILYSFGGKEFKNFKEGKNGISIFLPDGNRDYYDPYSGQAIQHWAIQRWYNPLDTNAYRLRSGYGKLAWCKDGLDPKINKVGNWFELLDSWFDKDNTSLGGYNRYRY, encoded by the coding sequence ATGTTTAAGAAAAAGTTATCATTATTGATGGCTACTATTACCATTGGTAGCGTTCTATTAGGAGGAGCTTCAACAGTAAGTGCTGCTCCAAGACAAAAGCATAAAACTGTATCAGAGAAAATTAAAGAGGCTGAAAAGACTGAAGGTGATAAAAAACTAACGGTTATGGTATATGCTGATTGTGATAATAACCTAGAAGAGTACATACTTAATGATATTGAAGAAATGAAAGAGGGTTATAAAAATAATCCTAATCTAAATATTATAGTATTAGTTGATAGAATTCCTGGTTATTCTAATGATTCAAAAGTGTTAGGTTCTAATTTTGAAGACACAAGACTTTATAAAATAGGTGAAAATTCTGCTGAAAGAATTAGTGGGAAAAGTGAATTTCCAGAGATAACTACTACAAGTAATTATGAAGCTAACATGGGAGATGCAAATACTTTAAAAAAATTCATTAAATTCTGTAAAAAGAACTATGAAGCTGATAAGTATATGTTAATCATGTCTAACCATGGTGGTGGGGCTAAGGATGATAAAGATAGAGCTAGTACTGTAAATAAGGCAATATGCTGGGATGATAGTAACAACAAAGATTGTCTTTATACTGGAGAAATTTCAGATGTTTTAACTAAGGATGAATCTGTTGATGTTTTAGTATTTGATGCTTGTTTAATGGGAAATTCAGAGGTAGCTTATCAATATAGACCTAATAATGGAAGTTTTGAAGCTAAAACACTTGTAGCATCAGCACCAGTTGTTTGGGGCTTTGGATATCCTTATGATAAAATATTTTCTCGTTTAAGATCTACTAAAGGTGACAATGGAGAAGTTGATTCTACTTTAGGAGGAAAAGAAAAAATATTTGATCCATCTACAGTTACAAATAATGAACTTGGTGCTTTATTTGTAGAAGAGCAGCGTGATTCTGTAAATAGCTGTGGAGTAACAGATCAACAACTAAGTTGCTACGATCTTTCAAAAATTGAAAAAGTTAAAAAATCAGTTGATGCTTTAGCTAGAAATTTAAGTAAAAATAATAAAAAAGATGCTATTGAAAGCTTAAGAGGTACAGGAAAAAATGTACCAACTATGCATTATTTTAAGGCACGTGATGAATATGAATGGATTGAATATCCATATTTTGATTTATATGATTTATGTGAAAAAATTAGCTTAAGTGATGAATTTAATGAAACTACTAAAAAATTATCAAAGAATGTTATGAAAAATGTTGACCAATTAATTTTATATTCATTTGGAGGAAAAGAGTTTAAAAATTTCAAAGAAGGTAAAAATGGTATAAGTATTTTCCTTCCTGATGGTAATAGAGATTATTATGATCCATATTCAGGACAAGCAATACAACATTGGGCTATTCAAAGATGGTACAATCCTCTAGACACTAATGCTTATAGATTAAGAAGTGGTTATGGAAAACTAGCATGGTGTAAAGATGGATTAGATCCAAAAATAAATAAAGTTGGTAACTGGTTTGAACTTTTAGATTCTTGGTTCGATAAAGATAATACTTCACTTGGTGGATATAATAGATATAGATATTAA
- a CDS encoding sensor histidine kinase: MKLRDYFEEKIFFLIVNFIIFATIAVLLFIGNVGSGIIFLIGCFWFIPLFTYIILDFYKSKKFYDNISITLDKLDRKYLLPEVIEEPNFYHGKFLYEVLKETDKDMHEHVKKYILEQKEYREYIETWVHEIKTPIASTRLILENNESESSENIKKEIKKIEEYIDQALYYARSTDVSKDYIVKEFSLGKSVRNVIKKNSRDFINKRIAIDLEDLDYKVYSDEKWVEFIINQVINNAIKYSAKNSRVKIFANKSKNSITLKIKDSGVGIPNKDLGRVFEKGFTGENGRRFTKSTGMGLYLCKNLCDKLGLGLKITSKENEGTEVNIIFPIGDAIIVN, translated from the coding sequence ATGAAACTAAGGGATTACTTTGAGGAAAAAATATTCTTTTTAATTGTAAACTTTATAATTTTTGCTACTATAGCAGTTTTATTGTTCATAGGCAATGTTGGTTCAGGAATAATATTTTTAATTGGATGCTTTTGGTTTATTCCTCTTTTTACATATATAATTTTAGATTTTTACAAGAGTAAAAAATTTTATGATAACATAAGCATTACTTTAGATAAATTAGACAGAAAGTACCTATTACCTGAGGTAATAGAAGAGCCAAATTTCTATCATGGCAAATTTTTATATGAGGTTTTAAAAGAAACTGACAAAGATATGCATGAGCATGTTAAAAAATATATACTGGAGCAAAAAGAATATAGAGAATATATAGAAACATGGGTTCATGAGATAAAAACTCCAATAGCTTCCACTAGGCTTATTTTAGAAAATAATGAAAGTGAGTCTAGTGAAAATATCAAAAAGGAAATAAAGAAAATTGAAGAATATATAGATCAAGCTTTATATTATGCTAGAAGTACAGATGTTAGCAAAGATTATATTGTAAAAGAATTTTCCTTAGGGAAAAGTGTAAGAAATGTAATTAAGAAAAATTCTAGGGATTTCATAAATAAGAGAATAGCTATAGACTTAGAGGATTTAGATTATAAGGTTTATAGTGATGAAAAATGGGTTGAATTTATAATAAATCAAGTTATAAATAACGCAATAAAATATAGTGCTAAAAATAGTAGAGTCAAAATATTTGCAAATAAATCTAAAAATAGCATAACTCTTAAAATAAAAGATAGTGGTGTTGGAATACCTAATAAAGATTTAGGTAGAGTTTTTGAAAAAGGCTTTACTGGAGAAAATGGAAGAAGATTTACTAAATCTACAGGTATGGGGTTATACCTATGCAAAAATCTTTGCGATAAGTTAGGATTAGGTCTAAAAATAACTTCAAAAGAAAATGAAGGAACAGAAGTTAACATAATTTTTCCAATAGGAGATGCTATAATAGTGAATTAG
- a CDS encoding response regulator transcription factor has product MKRILIIEDTDTIREELTKLLTRYGYEVLAPTDFENILEYVKENNSDLILLDINLPYFDGYHICREIRKDSNVPIIIVTSRDSDMDEIMSMNLGADDFITKPYNTQVLLARIASLLRRTYSLSEQEVLTYGDLKLNLSNGTISCRGKEEELTKNELKILSHLLKNKGNVVSREDLMDYMWNSDIFVDDNTLSVNVTRLRKKLEEVGVKGAIETRRGLGYIMP; this is encoded by the coding sequence ATGAAGAGAATTCTTATAATTGAAGACACAGATACCATAAGAGAAGAACTTACAAAACTTCTTACTAGATATGGATATGAAGTTTTAGCTCCAACAGATTTTGAAAATATATTAGAGTATGTTAAAGAAAATAATTCAGATTTAATCCTATTAGATATAAATTTACCTTATTTTGATGGATATCATATTTGTAGAGAAATAAGAAAAGATTCTAATGTGCCTATAATAATAGTTACAAGTAGAGATAGTGATATGGATGAAATTATGAGCATGAATTTAGGAGCTGATGATTTTATAACAAAGCCTTATAATACTCAAGTTTTATTAGCTAGAATAGCCTCATTACTTAGAAGAACCTATTCTTTATCAGAGCAAGAAGTTTTAACATATGGTGATTTAAAGCTTAATTTATCTAATGGAACAATTTCTTGCAGAGGAAAAGAAGAAGAGTTAACTAAAAATGAACTTAAGATATTATCACATCTTTTAAAAAATAAAGGAAATGTTGTTTCAAGGGAAGATCTTATGGATTATATGTGGAACTCAGATATTTTTGTAGATGATAACACACTTTCAGTAAATGTAACTAGACTTAGAAAAAAATTAGAAGAGGTTGGAGTAAAAGGTGCTATAGAAACTAGAAGGGGATTAGGGTATATTATGCCATGA
- a CDS encoding MATE family efflux transporter, protein MKKIDLTKGKVLSVLTTLALPIMGSSFLQFAYGLIDMFWVGGLGSSAVASIGSSSFFLGLGYSINALVVTGTGIKVSHEVGRKNEIETEDYIRNGIIMNFLIGLIYALVLVVFGKGFIGFLNLNDPLVERDSYIYLAVSAPVLFFSFFNYLFTRILASFGNNKLALKISATGIILNMILDPILIYTFKLGVFGAAVATLLANILMFFMYIYYGKGIFKIDLKKKINYEKVREIARLGFPMASQRVLFTLVNIILARIIASFGADAIAAQKIGLQIESVSFMVIGGLNGAIAGFTGQNYGAKKLNRVNEGYKKALLLGAIYSVLVSALFICIPGLLVGLFVKDEATIIIGSSYLRVLGIVQIFSSFEMISNGVFSGLGLPKIPSAISIIFTMLRIPMALVLVKFLGINGVWWSIAISNILKGSTSCIIYRLKIYRNYIV, encoded by the coding sequence ATGAAGAAAATAGATTTAACCAAGGGTAAGGTACTAAGTGTCCTTACCACCTTAGCTCTTCCTATTATGGGAAGTTCATTCCTTCAGTTTGCTTATGGGCTTATAGATATGTTTTGGGTTGGAGGTCTTGGAAGTAGTGCAGTGGCTAGTATTGGCTCTTCAAGCTTTTTTTTAGGACTAGGATATTCTATAAATGCCTTAGTAGTTACGGGAACTGGAATTAAGGTTTCTCATGAAGTAGGGAGAAAAAATGAAATAGAGACAGAGGATTATATAAGAAATGGTATTATAATGAATTTTCTTATAGGACTAATATATGCATTAGTATTAGTGGTTTTTGGAAAAGGATTCATAGGATTTTTAAATTTAAATGATCCCTTAGTTGAAAGAGATTCTTATATATATTTAGCTGTAAGTGCTCCAGTATTATTTTTTAGCTTTTTTAATTATCTTTTTACTAGAATATTAGCTAGCTTTGGTAATAATAAATTAGCTTTAAAAATAAGTGCTACAGGTATAATTTTAAATATGATATTAGATCCAATATTAATATATACCTTTAAACTTGGTGTTTTTGGAGCAGCAGTGGCAACCTTACTTGCCAATATACTTATGTTTTTTATGTATATATATTATGGAAAAGGAATATTTAAAATAGATTTAAAAAAGAAAATAAACTATGAAAAAGTAAGAGAAATAGCTAGATTAGGATTTCCTATGGCATCTCAAAGGGTACTTTTTACCTTAGTGAATATTATATTAGCTAGAATTATAGCTAGCTTTGGAGCAGATGCTATAGCAGCTCAGAAAATAGGGCTTCAAATAGAATCTGTAAGCTTTATGGTAATTGGAGGATTAAACGGGGCTATAGCAGGATTTACAGGACAAAATTATGGAGCAAAGAAACTAAATAGAGTAAATGAAGGGTATAAGAAAGCCTTGCTTTTAGGAGCTATATACTCAGTACTTGTTTCAGCCTTATTTATTTGTATTCCAGGATTATTAGTAGGATTATTTGTTAAGGATGAGGCTACAATAATAATTGGAAGCAGTTATTTAAGAGTACTTGGAATAGTTCAGATATTTAGTAGTTTTGAGATGATATCAAATGGGGTATTCTCAGGATTAGGACTTCCTAAAATACCATCAGCCATAAGTATAATCTTTACTATGTTAAGAATTCCTATGGCCTTAGTTTTAGTAAAGTTTTTAGGGATAAATGGAGTTTGGTGGAGCATTGCAATATCAAACATATTAAAAGGAAGCACATCTTGTATAATTTATAGATTAAAAATTTATAGAAACTATATTGTGTAA
- a CDS encoding arsenate reductase ArsC — MKKVAFICVHNSCRSQMAEAFGKILGLNVFESYSAGTEERDKINQDAVRIMKEIGVDMELTQKPKLLREIPEVDIVITMGCNVSCPTLPCKHREDWGLEDPSGKSDEEFIYTRDKIKEKVEDLVSRIKNGQI; from the coding sequence ATGAAAAAAGTAGCCTTTATATGTGTACACAATTCTTGTAGATCACAAATGGCAGAAGCCTTTGGGAAAATACTAGGATTAAATGTCTTTGAAAGTTATTCCGCAGGTACTGAGGAAAGAGATAAAATAAATCAAGATGCTGTTAGAATAATGAAAGAAATTGGAGTGGATATGGAATTAACTCAAAAACCAAAATTATTAAGAGAAATTCCAGAGGTGGATATAGTTATAACTATGGGATGTAATGTTTCCTGTCCAACATTACCTTGCAAGCATAGGGAAGATTGGGGGTTGGAGGATCCAAGTGGAAAGAGTGATGAAGAGTTTATATACACAAGAGATAAAATAAAAGAAAAGGTAGAAGATTTAGTAAGTCGTATAAAAAATGGGCAAATTTAA